Proteins from a single region of Stutzerimonas stutzeri:
- the modA gene encoding molybdate ABC transporter substrate-binding protein, producing MHPSRALRYALILLLLPFGSALAARVQVAVASNFTAPMQEIAARFERDTGHQARLAFGASGKFYAQIRNGAPFEVLLSADDTTPQRLEQEGAAVRGSRFTYAVGRLVLWSPVSGWVEDGPAQLKAGDFRHLAVANPKTAPYGAAAVATLEQLGLAETLRGRLVQGENIAQTYQFVASGNAQLGFVALSQVAKDGEITTGSGWIVPTDYHAPIRQDAVLLAKGKDNPAAKALMDYLAQPQIRELIQSYGYGLE from the coding sequence ATGCATCCATCTCGAGCACTCCGCTACGCACTGATACTCCTCCTGCTGCCCTTCGGTAGTGCCTTGGCGGCGCGGGTACAGGTGGCCGTCGCGTCCAACTTCACCGCTCCGATGCAGGAGATTGCAGCACGCTTCGAGCGCGACACAGGCCATCAGGCACGCCTTGCCTTCGGCGCCAGCGGGAAGTTCTACGCTCAGATTCGCAATGGCGCGCCATTCGAGGTGCTGCTTTCAGCGGATGACACCACGCCGCAACGGCTTGAGCAGGAAGGCGCGGCCGTACGCGGCAGCCGCTTCACCTATGCCGTAGGGCGGCTAGTGCTGTGGTCGCCGGTATCCGGGTGGGTCGAGGATGGCCCTGCGCAACTGAAGGCCGGCGATTTCCGTCACCTCGCCGTGGCCAATCCGAAGACCGCGCCCTATGGCGCTGCCGCCGTGGCCACACTGGAGCAGCTCGGCCTTGCCGAAACGCTCCGCGGTCGATTGGTGCAGGGTGAAAACATCGCCCAGACCTACCAGTTCGTCGCCAGCGGCAACGCACAACTGGGGTTCGTTGCGCTGTCTCAGGTGGCGAAGGATGGCGAGATCACCACCGGCTCGGGCTGGATCGTGCCCACCGACTATCACGCGCCGATTCGTCAGGACGCCGTGCTGCTGGCCAAGGGCAAGGACAATCCGGCTGCCAAGGCTTTGATGGATTACTTGGCCCAGCCGCAGATCCGCGAGCTGATCCAGTCCTACGGCTACGGGCTGGAGTAG
- a CDS encoding YcgN family cysteine cluster protein produces the protein MAAKVEPFWKRKALAELDPVEWESLCDGCGLCCLQKLEDEEDGTVYYTRVACKLLDLKTCQCSDYPNRRASVPDCIQLNASDASQFKWLPPTCGYRLVAEGKDLPLWHHLVCGDREAVHVERISQAGRMLAEGSVPEEHWEDHLIFRAG, from the coding sequence ATGGCAGCAAAAGTCGAACCCTTCTGGAAGCGTAAAGCTCTTGCCGAGCTCGACCCTGTTGAATGGGAGTCCCTGTGCGATGGATGCGGCCTCTGCTGCTTGCAGAAGCTCGAGGACGAGGAAGATGGCACCGTGTATTACACGCGCGTCGCCTGCAAACTGCTCGACCTGAAGACCTGCCAGTGCAGCGACTACCCCAATCGACGTGCCAGCGTGCCGGACTGCATTCAACTGAACGCCTCCGATGCATCGCAGTTCAAGTGGCTTCCGCCAACCTGTGGCTATCGCCTGGTGGCCGAGGGCAAGGATCTGCCGCTCTGGCATCACTTGGTTTGCGGTGATCGCGAAGCGGTGCATGTCGAGCGTATTTCCCAGGCGGGCAGAATGTTGGCCGAGGGCAGCGTGCCTGAGGAGCACTGGGAAGATCATCTGATTTTTCGTGCCGGTTGA
- the ltaE gene encoding low-specificity L-threonine aldolase, which produces MTLIDLRSDTVTQPTAEMREAMLRAETGDDVFGEDPTVSQLERQLAGDLGFAAGMFVPSGTMSNLLGLMAHCERGDEYIVGQQAHTYKYEGGGAAVLGSIQPQPIEMEADGTLDLERVAAVIKPDNFHFARSRLLALENTMHGKVLPLSYLAAAREFTRQHDLALHLDGARLFNAAVKLGCDAREITRHFDTVSVCLSKGLGAPVGSVLCGSDVFIAKARRLRKMVGGGMRQAGILAAAGLYALERNVERLADDHQRAEQLGSGLAALGFAVEPVQTNMVYVAMGEQATALTAFCAQRGIRVVPAARLRLVTHMDVHDEHVQAVLSAFAEFAENIARS; this is translated from the coding sequence ATGACCCTCATCGATCTGCGCAGCGATACCGTTACCCAGCCCACTGCTGAGATGCGCGAGGCAATGCTTCGCGCCGAAACCGGCGATGATGTCTTTGGGGAGGATCCAACTGTAAGCCAGCTTGAGCGTCAGCTTGCGGGGGATCTGGGCTTCGCTGCGGGAATGTTCGTGCCGTCCGGCACCATGAGCAATCTGCTGGGTTTGATGGCGCACTGCGAGCGGGGCGACGAGTACATCGTAGGGCAGCAAGCCCACACCTATAAATACGAGGGTGGCGGTGCCGCCGTACTTGGCTCGATCCAGCCTCAGCCCATCGAGATGGAGGCGGACGGCACGCTGGACTTGGAGCGCGTTGCGGCGGTCATCAAACCGGACAATTTCCACTTTGCTCGCAGCCGCTTGCTGGCGCTGGAAAACACTATGCACGGCAAGGTCCTACCTCTGAGCTATCTGGCGGCTGCGCGGGAGTTCACTCGCCAGCACGACCTGGCCTTGCATCTTGACGGTGCACGGCTGTTCAACGCTGCGGTGAAGCTTGGCTGCGATGCCCGCGAAATCACCCGTCATTTCGATACGGTATCGGTGTGTTTGTCCAAAGGCTTGGGCGCGCCAGTTGGCTCGGTGCTGTGCGGCAGTGACGTATTCATCGCCAAGGCCCGGCGCCTGCGCAAGATGGTAGGCGGCGGCATGCGCCAAGCGGGCATTCTCGCTGCCGCTGGCCTCTACGCGCTGGAGCGCAATGTCGAGCGCCTGGCCGATGATCACCAGCGAGCAGAACAGCTTGGTAGCGGCCTGGCAGCACTCGGTTTTGCGGTCGAGCCGGTGCAGACGAACATGGTCTACGTGGCGATGGGTGAGCAAGCAACTGCGCTTACTGCGTTCTGTGCGCAACGTGGCATCCGCGTGGTGCCAGCGGCGCGACTACGACTGGTCACACATATGGACGTGCATGATGAGCATGTTCAAGCAGTGCTGAGCGCATTCGCCGAATTTGCCGAAAACATCGCTCGTAGTTGA
- a CDS encoding glutathione peroxidase: protein MNITRPLAALMLAFAGASAVAAECPALLQHELPKLRSKETVDLCSQFQGKALVVVNTASHCGFTGQFKGLEALYQRYKDDGLEVLGVPSDDFFQEADDEAETAEVCYVNYGVTFTMTQTQPVRGRNATPLFRELAEQAGKAPRWNFYKYVVDREGRVVEHFSSKVTPDDPRLIAAVEKALAR, encoded by the coding sequence ATGAATATCACTCGTCCACTGGCGGCATTGATGCTGGCCTTTGCCGGCGCCTCGGCAGTTGCCGCCGAATGCCCGGCCCTGCTGCAGCACGAGCTGCCCAAGCTGCGTTCCAAGGAAACCGTCGATCTGTGCAGCCAGTTCCAGGGCAAGGCCCTGGTTGTAGTCAATACCGCCAGCCATTGCGGATTCACTGGGCAATTCAAGGGGCTCGAAGCGCTCTATCAACGCTACAAGGACGACGGCTTGGAGGTGCTTGGCGTTCCTTCGGACGACTTCTTCCAAGAGGCCGACGACGAGGCCGAGACGGCAGAAGTGTGTTACGTGAACTACGGCGTGACCTTCACCATGACCCAGACTCAGCCCGTGCGCGGGCGAAACGCTACACCGCTGTTCCGCGAGCTTGCCGAACAAGCGGGCAAGGCGCCGCGCTGGAATTTCTACAAGTATGTGGTCGATCGGGAAGGGCGCGTCGTCGAGCATTTTTCCAGCAAGGTGACGCCGGATGATCCGCGCCTGATCGCTGCAGTTGAGAAAGCGTTGGCGCGCTAG
- the alaS gene encoding alanine--tRNA ligase, whose product MKSAEIREAFLRFFEEKGHTRVASSSLIPANDPTLLFTNAGMNQFKDCFLGLEKRAYTRATTSQKCVRAGGKHNDLENVGYTARHHTFFEMLGNFSFGDYFKRDAITYAWEFLTSEKWLNLPQEKLWVTVYASDDEAYDIWTKEVGVPAERMVRIGDNKGAPYASDNFWAMGDTGPCGPCTEIFFDHGEHIWGGPPGSPEEDGDRYIEIWNNVFMQFNRTADGVMHPLPAPSVDTGMGLERVSAVLQHVNSNYEIDLFQSLLNAAADAIGCTNEGQASLKVVADHIRSCGFLIADGVTPSNEGRGYVLRRIVRRACRHGNKLGAKGSFFHRIVAALVAEMGDAFPELKQQQAHIERVLKNEEEQFAKTLEQGLKILEQDLAGLTGTVIPGDVVFKLYDTYGFPVDLTGDIARERNLTLDEEGFEREMQAQRERARSASAFGMDYNSLVKVEGETRFIGYQGTSGTGKVLALFKEGMVVDSLNAGEEGVVVLDQTPFYAESGGQIGDCGYLEAQGLRFDVRDTSKAGSAFLHHGIVDSGTLRVGADVEATVDASVRQATALNHSATHLLHAALREILGVHVSQKGSLVDSQRLRFDFSHFEAIKPEQLRALEDRVNAEIRRNSAVEIEETDIDTAKAKGAMALFGEKYGDSVRVLTMGGGFSVELCGGTHVSRTGDIGLFKITSEGGVAAGVRRIEAVTGAPALAYLNAAEEQLKEAANLVKGSRDNLLDKLGGILERNRQLEKELEQLKAKAASAAGNDLATSAVDVKGVRVLAARQDGLDGKALLALVDQLKNKLGSAVILLGGVQDDKVVLVAGVTQDLTSRLKAGDLMKQAAAVVGGKGGGRPDMAQGGGSEPARLDEALALARPFAEQAL is encoded by the coding sequence ATGAAAAGCGCAGAAATCCGTGAAGCCTTCCTCCGCTTCTTCGAAGAGAAGGGCCACACTCGCGTGGCCTCCAGTTCGCTGATTCCGGCGAACGATCCGACCCTGCTGTTCACCAACGCCGGTATGAACCAGTTCAAGGACTGCTTCCTAGGCCTGGAGAAGCGCGCCTACACCCGCGCCACCACCAGTCAGAAATGCGTGCGTGCCGGCGGCAAGCACAACGATCTGGAAAACGTCGGCTATACCGCGCGGCACCATACGTTCTTCGAGATGCTCGGCAACTTCAGCTTCGGCGACTATTTCAAGCGCGACGCCATCACCTACGCCTGGGAATTCCTCACTTCCGAGAAGTGGCTCAACCTGCCCCAGGAAAAGCTCTGGGTCACCGTCTATGCCAGCGACGACGAGGCCTACGACATCTGGACGAAGGAAGTCGGCGTGCCGGCCGAGCGCATGGTGCGAATCGGTGACAACAAGGGCGCCCCATACGCGTCTGACAACTTCTGGGCGATGGGCGACACCGGCCCGTGTGGTCCCTGCACCGAAATTTTCTTCGACCACGGCGAGCACATCTGGGGCGGCCCGCCCGGCTCGCCGGAGGAAGATGGCGATCGCTATATCGAGATCTGGAACAACGTCTTCATGCAGTTCAATCGCACCGCTGATGGCGTCATGCATCCGTTGCCAGCGCCGAGTGTGGATACCGGCATGGGGCTCGAGCGCGTCAGTGCGGTCCTGCAGCACGTCAACTCCAACTACGAAATCGACCTGTTCCAGAGTCTGCTCAACGCAGCGGCGGACGCCATCGGCTGCACCAACGAAGGCCAGGCTTCGCTGAAGGTCGTCGCTGACCATATCCGTTCCTGCGGCTTCCTCATCGCCGACGGTGTGACCCCGTCCAACGAAGGCCGTGGCTATGTGCTGCGCCGCATCGTTCGCCGTGCCTGCCGCCACGGCAACAAGCTCGGCGCCAAAGGTAGCTTCTTCCACCGTATCGTTGCCGCTCTGGTTGCTGAGATGGGCGACGCTTTCCCTGAGCTCAAGCAGCAGCAGGCGCATATCGAGCGTGTGCTGAAGAACGAGGAAGAGCAGTTCGCCAAGACCCTGGAGCAGGGCCTGAAGATCCTCGAGCAGGACCTGGCGGGCCTCACCGGCACCGTCATTCCAGGCGATGTGGTGTTCAAGCTTTATGACACCTACGGTTTCCCGGTCGATCTGACCGGCGACATCGCTCGCGAGCGCAATCTGACCCTCGACGAAGAAGGCTTCGAGCGTGAAATGCAGGCCCAGCGCGAGCGTGCGCGTTCGGCCAGCGCCTTCGGCATGGACTACAACAGCCTGGTCAAGGTGGAGGGTGAAACCCGCTTCATCGGCTATCAGGGCACTTCGGGCACCGGCAAGGTATTGGCCCTGTTCAAGGAAGGCATGGTGGTCGACAGCCTGAATGCCGGGGAGGAGGGCGTTGTGGTACTCGACCAGACGCCGTTCTATGCCGAATCTGGCGGTCAGATCGGTGACTGTGGTTATCTCGAAGCTCAAGGCTTGCGTTTCGATGTTCGCGATACCAGCAAAGCCGGCAGCGCCTTCCTGCATCACGGCATCGTCGACAGCGGCACGCTACGCGTAGGTGCGGATGTCGAGGCGACTGTCGACGCATCTGTGCGCCAGGCGACTGCGCTCAACCATTCGGCAACCCACCTGCTGCATGCCGCGCTGCGCGAAATTCTCGGTGTACACGTCAGCCAGAAGGGCTCGCTGGTGGACAGTCAGCGCCTGCGCTTCGACTTCAGCCACTTCGAGGCGATCAAGCCCGAGCAGCTCCGTGCGCTGGAAGATCGTGTCAATGCCGAGATCCGCCGCAACTCTGCCGTGGAGATCGAGGAAACCGATATCGATACCGCCAAGGCCAAGGGCGCGATGGCGTTGTTCGGTGAAAAGTACGGCGACTCCGTACGGGTGCTGACCATGGGCGGAGGGTTCTCGGTCGAACTCTGCGGCGGTACTCACGTGAGCCGTACCGGCGACATCGGTCTGTTCAAAATCACCAGCGAAGGTGGTGTGGCTGCCGGCGTGCGGCGGATCGAGGCAGTCACTGGCGCACCGGCACTGGCCTATCTCAATGCGGCTGAGGAGCAGTTGAAAGAGGCGGCCAATCTGGTCAAGGGCAGCCGCGACAATCTGCTCGACAAGCTCGGCGGCATCCTCGAGCGCAACCGGCAGTTGGAAAAGGAGCTCGAGCAGCTCAAAGCCAAGGCGGCCAGTGCTGCGGGTAACGACCTTGCAACCTCCGCGGTCGACGTCAAGGGTGTGCGCGTCCTTGCTGCGCGCCAGGATGGTTTGGACGGCAAGGCACTGCTCGCACTGGTCGACCAGCTGAAGAACAAGCTGGGCAGCGCGGTTATCCTTCTGGGTGGCGTTCAGGACGACAAGGTGGTACTGGTCGCTGGGGTGACTCAGGATCTGACTTCTCGCCTGAAGGCTGGTGACCTGATGAAGCAGGCCGCGGCGGTTGTGGGCGGCAAGGGTGGCGGCCGTCCGGATATGGCGCAAGGAGGGGGCAGCGAGCCGGCAAGGCTGGACGAAGCGCTCGCGTTGGCTCGGCCATTCGCAGAGCAGGCGCTTTGA
- the rnd gene encoding ribonuclease D codes for MAIETQWVLDDEHLTRLCAEWRQLPYVAVDTEFMRVDTFYPIAGLVQVGDGRRAYLIDPLSVRDWSAFAGVLQDPAVVKVLHACSEDLEVLLRLTGSLPLPLFDTQLAAGYLNIGFSMGYSRLVQAVLGIELPKGETRSDWLQRPLSEMQVQYAAEDAQHLAELYEALLPKLSDDKRAWVLDDGAELVANLQRESDPDEAYRDVKQAWRLKPQQLAVLKVLTAWRERQARIRNQPRNRVLREASLWPLARTQPRDLVTLARIEDMHPRTVRQDGEVLLEMIRQAAATPEQDWPAPLPEPLPLEVSSVLKKLRAVGQSQGQALDIAPELMLRKKTLEALLKSGYPDGPYHLPDSLRGWRRDLMGQALLEVLEKRP; via the coding sequence GTGGCCATCGAAACTCAATGGGTTCTGGATGATGAGCATCTGACCCGCCTGTGCGCCGAATGGCGCCAGCTGCCCTATGTGGCAGTGGATACCGAATTCATGAGGGTTGATACCTTCTATCCCATTGCCGGGCTGGTGCAGGTCGGTGACGGACGGCGCGCTTATCTGATCGACCCGCTTAGTGTGCGCGACTGGTCCGCGTTTGCTGGTGTACTGCAAGACCCGGCAGTGGTGAAGGTGCTGCACGCCTGCAGTGAGGATTTGGAAGTGCTGCTGCGCCTGACCGGCAGCCTGCCGCTGCCGCTATTCGACACTCAGCTGGCGGCTGGCTACCTGAACATCGGCTTCTCCATGGGCTATTCGCGGCTGGTGCAGGCGGTACTTGGCATCGAGTTGCCCAAAGGTGAAACGCGTTCTGATTGGCTGCAGAGGCCCTTGAGCGAAATGCAGGTGCAATATGCTGCCGAGGACGCCCAGCATCTGGCTGAACTCTACGAAGCGTTGCTGCCGAAGCTGTCCGATGACAAGCGCGCCTGGGTTCTGGACGATGGTGCGGAGCTGGTAGCCAATCTGCAGCGCGAGTCCGATCCGGACGAGGCTTATCGCGACGTAAAGCAGGCCTGGCGACTCAAGCCCCAGCAGCTCGCGGTACTTAAAGTGCTGACCGCGTGGCGCGAGCGCCAGGCCCGCATCCGCAACCAGCCGCGAAATCGTGTATTGCGCGAAGCCAGTCTCTGGCCGCTGGCGCGTACTCAGCCACGTGATCTTGTGACGCTCGCGCGAATCGAAGACATGCATCCGCGCACCGTGCGGCAAGACGGGGAGGTGTTGTTGGAAATGATCCGTCAGGCTGCGGCGACGCCCGAACAGGACTGGCCGGCCCCGCTGCCGGAGCCATTGCCCTTGGAGGTGTCGTCCGTACTGAAAAAGCTGCGGGCGGTCGGTCAGAGTCAGGGGCAGGCGCTGGACATTGCGCCGGAGCTGATGCTGCGCAAGAAAACGCTCGAAGCGCTGCTCAAAAGCGGCTACCCGGACGGTCCCTATCACCTGCCTGACTCGCTGCGCGGCTGGCGCCGTGATCTGATGGGGCAGGCCTTGCTCGAAGTGCTGGAAAAACGACCATGA
- a CDS encoding sulfurtransferase encodes MPLAQLITAAELAQRLHARDLLILDCRFALEDPTYGERSYKDAHIPGAQFADLEKDLSGPVLPGTTGRHPLPDPEQLLTRLRRWGLDEQSEVVLYDDGPGAFAARAWWLLLWLGKREDVYLLDGGLNAWREAGLPMESTTPVVEPGHFDGNADDSMVIDAARLQEHLHSPELTLLDARALPRFLGEVEPIDPIAGHIPGAVCAPFSENLGSDGRFLDAEQLRDRFDLLLDGKSPRTAVAYCGSGVTACHNLFALCLAGYPLTKLYPGSWSEWITDPRRPRA; translated from the coding sequence ATGCCACTGGCCCAACTCATAACCGCCGCTGAGCTTGCCCAGCGCTTGCACGCCCGCGACCTGTTGATTCTGGATTGCCGGTTCGCCCTGGAAGATCCGACTTATGGTGAACGTAGTTACAAGGACGCGCATATTCCAGGCGCGCAGTTCGCCGATCTGGAAAAAGACCTCTCCGGCCCGGTGCTCCCCGGCACCACCGGACGCCACCCGCTGCCGGATCCTGAGCAGCTGCTGACTCGCCTGCGGCGATGGGGACTCGACGAGCAAAGCGAAGTGGTGCTCTATGACGACGGCCCTGGTGCATTTGCCGCACGGGCATGGTGGCTGCTGCTGTGGCTGGGCAAGCGTGAAGACGTCTACCTGCTGGACGGGGGCCTCAACGCCTGGCGGGAAGCTGGGCTGCCAATGGAAAGCACCACGCCCGTCGTGGAACCAGGCCATTTCGACGGGAATGCAGACGACAGCATGGTCATCGATGCAGCGCGACTGCAAGAACACCTGCATAGCCCCGAGCTGACGCTGCTCGACGCACGCGCCCTGCCCCGCTTTCTCGGTGAGGTCGAGCCCATAGACCCGATCGCCGGGCATATTCCCGGTGCCGTTTGCGCACCCTTCAGCGAAAACCTGGGTAGTGATGGCCGCTTTCTCGATGCGGAGCAGCTACGCGACAGATTCGATCTGCTGCTAGACGGCAAATCACCACGAACCGCAGTGGCCTATTGCGGCTCTGGCGTAACCGCCTGTCACAACCTGTTCGCGCTCTGTCTAGCGGGTTACCCACTGACGAAGCTGTATCCGGGCTCCTGGAGCGAATGGATCACCGACCCACGCCGGCCCCGGGCCTGA
- the modB gene encoding molybdate ABC transporter permease subunit, translating to MPLDSVDLAAIWLTFKLASVTTLILLLIGTPIAWWLARTPSRMKGPIGAVVALPLVLPPTVLGFYLLVAMGPNGFIGQFTQSLGLGTLPFTFAGLVVGSVFYSLPFVVQPLQNAFEAIGERPLEAAATLRAGPWDTFFSVVLPLARPGFITASILGFAHTVGEFGVVLMIGGNIPGQTRVVSVQIYDHVEAMEYAQAHWLAGGMLLFSFLVLLVLYGSRLKQGWRG from the coding sequence ATGCCGCTGGACAGCGTCGACCTGGCAGCAATCTGGCTGACCTTCAAACTGGCCAGCGTGACCACGCTGATCCTGCTGCTGATCGGCACGCCCATCGCCTGGTGGCTGGCACGCACCCCTTCGCGCATGAAGGGTCCGATCGGGGCCGTGGTCGCTCTGCCGCTGGTGCTGCCGCCGACGGTGCTCGGCTTCTACCTGCTGGTGGCCATGGGGCCCAATGGCTTCATCGGCCAGTTCACCCAGAGTCTTGGCCTGGGCACCCTGCCCTTTACCTTTGCCGGGTTGGTGGTCGGTTCGGTGTTCTACTCGCTGCCGTTCGTGGTGCAACCCTTGCAGAACGCCTTCGAAGCCATTGGCGAGCGCCCACTGGAAGCCGCCGCTACGCTGCGCGCCGGCCCCTGGGACACCTTCTTCAGTGTGGTTCTGCCACTCGCCCGTCCCGGTTTCATCACCGCCAGCATCCTCGGTTTCGCCCATACCGTCGGCGAGTTCGGCGTGGTGCTGATGATCGGCGGTAACATTCCGGGCCAGACGCGCGTGGTGTCGGTGCAGATCTACGATCATGTCGAAGCCATGGAGTATGCCCAGGCGCACTGGCTGGCTGGCGGCATGCTGCTGTTCTCATTTCTGGTGCTGCTGGTGCTTTATGGCAGCCGGTTGAAGCAAGGGTGGCGCGGATGA
- a CDS encoding YcgL domain-containing protein, whose translation MKLICSIYKSPRKDGMYLYVEKREALKRVPEGLLAAFGPPQLAFEMVLTPARQLAREDIATVLSNIQTQGYHLQMPPAEDDYIEHLPEELLRRNDPM comes from the coding sequence ATGAAACTCATCTGCTCCATCTACAAAAGCCCACGCAAGGACGGTATGTACCTTTACGTGGAAAAGCGTGAAGCGCTCAAGCGCGTGCCTGAAGGGCTGCTTGCTGCATTCGGCCCGCCACAGCTCGCCTTCGAAATGGTCCTGACACCTGCGCGGCAGCTGGCGCGCGAAGATATTGCGACAGTCCTTTCCAACATCCAGACGCAGGGTTATCACTTGCAGATGCCGCCGGCCGAGGACGACTACATCGAACACTTGCCTGAGGAGCTGCTGCGTCGTAATGATCCGATGTGA
- a CDS encoding OmpP1/FadL family transporter translates to MKTTWLKTALAVAVGALSTQAMAAGFALNEQSISGMGTSFAGRSSSADDATTLFGNPAGMSRLKREEVSFGMAAIHAKTEIKNASAATPQIDALGGARLPLDGSNDGDMVPFTAVPMGYYVKPIDEKWAVGVGLYVPFGMITDYENGFQGRYHGDYSEVRVITVQPTVSYRFNEQLSIGFGPTINRIDGQLESAALNRASPGVGDGRVKVKGDDTALGFNAGLLYEFSPQTRAGITYHSKVKYTLEGDTKLSGAGFAGATGKYDASLDLDTPESVDVSLTHELNDQWTLYAGAMWTRWSRFEAIIIENDGIPGPLQGSLSPIIEDQEWHDTWSYAIGTSYKLNREWTLRTGLAFDQSPTNNVDRSPRIPSGDRTAVSFGLGWNPTDDITVDLAYSYLWEEDTKVRRDSPTRGTYYADYENSAHGFGAALSYRF, encoded by the coding sequence ATGAAAACAACATGGTTGAAGACCGCGCTCGCGGTAGCCGTAGGCGCCTTGTCCACCCAGGCCATGGCGGCCGGTTTTGCCCTCAATGAACAAAGCATCAGCGGCATGGGCACCTCGTTCGCAGGCCGCTCATCTTCCGCCGACGACGCCACCACCCTGTTTGGCAACCCAGCCGGCATGTCTCGCCTCAAGCGCGAAGAAGTCAGCTTCGGTATGGCCGCGATTCATGCGAAGACGGAGATCAAGAACGCTTCCGCTGCGACTCCGCAAATAGACGCTCTCGGCGGTGCGCGCCTGCCGCTAGATGGCAGCAACGACGGCGATATGGTCCCGTTTACTGCCGTGCCGATGGGTTACTACGTCAAGCCAATCGATGAAAAGTGGGCCGTCGGTGTCGGCCTTTATGTACCGTTCGGCATGATCACTGACTACGAAAACGGCTTCCAAGGCCGCTATCACGGCGACTACAGCGAAGTACGGGTGATTACCGTACAACCCACGGTCAGCTATCGCTTCAATGAGCAGCTATCGATTGGCTTTGGCCCAACGATCAACCGCATCGACGGCCAACTGGAGAGCGCAGCACTTAACCGCGCTTCGCCAGGCGTAGGTGACGGCCGCGTCAAAGTGAAAGGCGACGACACCGCGCTCGGCTTCAACGCGGGCCTGCTCTACGAGTTTTCCCCGCAGACACGCGCCGGAATCACCTATCACTCGAAAGTCAAATACACCCTTGAGGGTGATACCAAGCTGTCCGGAGCCGGATTTGCAGGTGCTACCGGCAAGTACGACGCCTCTCTTGACTTGGATACCCCGGAGTCTGTGGACGTCTCCTTGACGCACGAACTCAATGATCAGTGGACGCTTTATGCAGGCGCCATGTGGACTCGCTGGAGCCGTTTCGAGGCCATCATCATCGAAAATGACGGTATCCCGGGGCCGCTACAAGGCAGCCTCTCTCCCATCATCGAAGACCAAGAATGGCATGACACTTGGTCCTATGCCATCGGTACATCGTACAAGCTGAACCGCGAGTGGACCCTGCGTACCGGCCTGGCTTTCGACCAGAGCCCTACCAACAACGTGGATCGTTCGCCGCGCATTCCGAGCGGGGATCGTACCGCCGTGAGCTTCGGCTTGGGCTGGAACCCGACTGACGACATCACCGTCGATCTGGCCTATTCCTATCTATGGGAAGAAGACACCAAGGTTCGTCGGGATAGCCCGACTCGCGGCACATACTACGCAGACTACGAAAACAGCGCCCACGGCTTCGGCGCAGCTCTGAGCTACCGTTTCTAA